The following proteins are co-located in the Poecile atricapillus isolate bPoeAtr1 chromosome 20, bPoeAtr1.hap1, whole genome shotgun sequence genome:
- the EGFL7 gene encoding epidermal growth factor-like protein 7 isoform X1, which translates to MDLPWQIPTALPWDLPMELLPPLCCSATSSPKFPWRKKPGCSLSKRSVPRTPDGASWMRDPHRRPSYAVGASTSQRKAGPGGAAGGTGHAEPRLPPPPLGTPPHPQHHQHRGLCPGRPQGVRRGAQRPERPGRVPRAARVPTLPHHLPGPPPLQHLQLSPSLPCRTIYRVVYRQRHRQLPEPTASCCPGWSRANGHTLGCNRALCWEPCQNGGSCAFPGRCSCPPGWTGRACQTDVDECASQSHGCSQLCINTAGSFHCACRDGFSLAADGKGCQPLLPAAGTDTSSQAGPSSEMKEEMEDLRSRVEALEQKLQLVLAPFHNLMPPEDVGADPISRLSHSLQQLDRIDSLSEQISFLEERLETCSCKNEL; encoded by the exons ATGGATCTGCCCTGGCAGATTCCCACTGCTCTTCCCTGGGATCTGCCGATGGAGCTACTCCCCCCTCTCTGCTGTTCTGCTACCAGCTCTCCCAAGTTTCCCTGGAG AAAGAAACCAGGATGCTCCTTAAGCAAAAGATCTGTGCCCAGGACACCTGATGGAGCATCGTGGATGAG GGATCCCCACAGAAGGCCGAGCTATGCAGTAGGAGCCAGCACATCCCAAAGGAAAGCAGGACCCGGTGGTGCCGCGGGAGGGACGGGACATGCGGAGCCTcggctgcctcctcctcctctggggactcctcctcatcctcagcacCACCAGCACAGAGGGCTTTGCCCAGGCAGG CCGCAGGGTGTGCGCCGCGGGGCCCAGCGCCCGGAGCGCCCCGGCAGAGTCCCACGTGCAGCCCGAGTACCAACCCTACCTCACCACCTGCCAGGGCCACCGCCTCTGCAGCACCTACAG CTCAGCCCGTCCTTGCCTTGCAGGACCATCTACAGGGTTGTCTACAGGCAGAGGCACCGGCAGCTGCCCGAGCCCACGGCCTCGTGCTGtcctggctggagcagagcaaacGGCCACACACTGGGCTGTAACAGAG ctctgtgctgggagccGTGCCAGAACGGCGGGAGCTGCGCCTTCCCCGGGAGATGCTCCTGCCCCCCCGGCTGGACGGGGCGAGCCTGCCAGACAG ACGTGGATGAATGTGCCAGCCAGAGCCACGGGTGCAGCCAGCTCTGCATCAACACAGCCGGGAGCTTCCACTGCGCCTGCCGGGACGGCTTCAGCCTCGCTGCCGATGGCAAGGGctgccagcccctgctgccagcagccgGGACTGACACCTCCAGCCAAGCAG GTCCCTCCAGTGAAAtgaaggaagaaatggaggaCCTGAGGAGCAGAGTGGAAGCGCTGGAGCAG AAGCTCCAGCTGGTGCTGGCCCCCTTCCACAACCTGATGCCGCCAGAGGATGTCGGTGCAGACCCCATCAGCCGCCTGTCCCActccctccagcagctggaCAGGATCGACTCCCTGAGCGAGCAGATCTCCTTCctggaggagaggctggagacCT GTTCCTGCAAGAATGAACTCTAG
- the EGFL7 gene encoding epidermal growth factor-like protein 7 isoform X3 — MTQRDPRALEGSPQKAELCSRSQHIPKESRTRWCRGRDGTCGASAASSSSGDSSSSSAPPAQRALPRQAAGCAPRGPAPGAPRQSPTCSPSTNPTSPPARATASAAPTGPSTGLSTGRGTGSCPSPRPRAVLAGAEQTATHWAVTELCAGSRARTAGAAPSPGDAPAPPAGRGEPARQTWMNVPARATGAASSASTQPGASTAPAGTASASLPMARAASPCCQQPGLTPPAKQVPPVK, encoded by the exons ATGACCCAGAGGGATCCTCGAGCACTCGag GGATCCCCACAGAAGGCCGAGCTATGCAGTAGGAGCCAGCACATCCCAAAGGAAAGCAGGACCCGGTGGTGCCGCGGGAGGGACGGGACATGCGGAGCCTcggctgcctcctcctcctctggggactcctcctcatcctcagcacCACCAGCACAGAGGGCTTTGCCCAGGCAGG CCGCAGGGTGTGCGCCGCGGGGCCCAGCGCCCGGAGCGCCCCGGCAGAGTCCCACGTGCAGCCCGAGTACCAACCCTACCTCACCACCTGCCAGGGCCACCGCCTCTGCAGCACCTACAG GACCATCTACAGGGTTGTCTACAGGCAGAGGCACCGGCAGCTGCCCGAGCCCACGGCCTCGTGCTGtcctggctggagcagagcaaacGGCCACACACTGGGCTGTAACAGAG ctctgtgctgggagccGTGCCAGAACGGCGGGAGCTGCGCCTTCCCCGGGAGATGCTCCTGCCCCCCCGGCTGGACGGGGCGAGCCTGCCAGACAG ACGTGGATGAATGTGCCAGCCAGAGCCACGGGTGCAGCCAGCTCTGCATCAACACAGCCGGGAGCTTCCACTGCGCCTGCCGGGACGGCTTCAGCCTCGCTGCCGATGGCAAGGGctgccagcccctgctgccagcagccgGGACTGACACCTCCAGCCAAGCAG GTCCCTCCAGTGAAAtga
- the EGFL7 gene encoding epidermal growth factor-like protein 7 isoform X2 produces the protein MRSLGCLLLLWGLLLILSTTSTEGFAQAGRRVCAAGPSARSAPAESHVQPEYQPYLTTCQGHRLCSTYRTIYRVVYRQRHRQLPEPTASCCPGWSRANGHTLGCNRALCWEPCQNGGSCAFPGRCSCPPGWTGRACQTDVDECASQSHGCSQLCINTAGSFHCACRDGFSLAADGKGCQPLLPAAGTDTSSQAGPSSEMKEEMEDLRSRVEALEQKLQLVLAPFHNLMPPEDVGADPISRLSHSLQQLDRIDSLSEQISFLEERLETCSCKNEL, from the exons ATGCGGAGCCTcggctgcctcctcctcctctggggactcctcctcatcctcagcacCACCAGCACAGAGGGCTTTGCCCAGGCAGG CCGCAGGGTGTGCGCCGCGGGGCCCAGCGCCCGGAGCGCCCCGGCAGAGTCCCACGTGCAGCCCGAGTACCAACCCTACCTCACCACCTGCCAGGGCCACCGCCTCTGCAGCACCTACAG GACCATCTACAGGGTTGTCTACAGGCAGAGGCACCGGCAGCTGCCCGAGCCCACGGCCTCGTGCTGtcctggctggagcagagcaaacGGCCACACACTGGGCTGTAACAGAG ctctgtgctgggagccGTGCCAGAACGGCGGGAGCTGCGCCTTCCCCGGGAGATGCTCCTGCCCCCCCGGCTGGACGGGGCGAGCCTGCCAGACAG ACGTGGATGAATGTGCCAGCCAGAGCCACGGGTGCAGCCAGCTCTGCATCAACACAGCCGGGAGCTTCCACTGCGCCTGCCGGGACGGCTTCAGCCTCGCTGCCGATGGCAAGGGctgccagcccctgctgccagcagccgGGACTGACACCTCCAGCCAAGCAG GTCCCTCCAGTGAAAtgaaggaagaaatggaggaCCTGAGGAGCAGAGTGGAAGCGCTGGAGCAG AAGCTCCAGCTGGTGCTGGCCCCCTTCCACAACCTGATGCCGCCAGAGGATGTCGGTGCAGACCCCATCAGCCGCCTGTCCCActccctccagcagctggaCAGGATCGACTCCCTGAGCGAGCAGATCTCCTTCctggaggagaggctggagacCT GTTCCTGCAAGAATGAACTCTAG
- the AGPAT2 gene encoding 1-acyl-sn-glycerol-3-phosphate acyltransferase beta, giving the protein MELGWLLWGTAVLLLLHVLMELSPTVNFALRIGFYCLLCLVSSALAAAACLLVNGGRTVRNMRIIRAVVRTFKYFFGVRFEVKGLENFKVEGPAIIVSNHQSVLDMMGLMEVLPDNCVQVGKKELMYMGSVGLIMYLGGVIFINRKSTSSAKMVMSDVAKTMVAENVKVWVYPEGTRNCTGDLLPFKKGAFHLAVQAQVPVIPVVYSSFTAFYNPKTKLFTSGKVKVEVLPPIETKGLTSDDVTDLADRCFSTMRETLFRLSGRPSEAKDSS; this is encoded by the exons ATGGAGCTGGGGTGGCTGCTATGGGGCACGgccgtgctgctgctgctccacgTCCTCATGGAGCTCAGCCCCACCGTCAACTTCGCGCTGCGCATCGGCTTCTACTGCCTGCTGTGCCTGGTGTCCTCGGCGCTGGCGGCCGCCGCCTGCCTGCTGGTCAACGGCGGCCGCACCGTCAGGAACATGAG AATCATCAGAGCTGTTGTCAGGACCTTCAAGTATTTCTTTGGCGTGAGGTTTGAGGTGAAGGGACTGGAGAACTTCAAGGTGGAGGGCCCTGCTATCATTGTGTCCAACCATCAGAGCGTCCTCGACATGATGG GGCTGATGGAGGTCCTGCCCGACAACTGTGTCCAGGTGGGCAAGAAAGAGCTGATGTACATGGGCAGCGTGGGGCTCATCATGTACCTCGGTGGAGTCATCTTCATCAACAGGAagagcaccagcagtgccaagaTGGTGATGTCAGATGTGGCCAAGACTATGGTGGCTGAGAAT GTGAAGGTGTGGGTATACCCAGAGGGCACGAGGAACTGCACTGGGGATTTGCTGCCATTCAAGAAAGGAGCATTTCACCTCGCTGTCCAGGCACAG GTGCCAGTGATCCCTGTGGTGTATTCCTCCTTCACCGCTTTCTATAACCCAAAGACGAAGCTATTTACATCAG GCAAAGTCAAGGTTGAGGTTCTGCCTCCAATAGAGACCAAAGGGCTGACGTCAGACGATGTCACCGACCTCGCTGACAGATGTTTCAGCACCATGAGGGAGACCCTCTTCAGGTTGTCAGGCCGTCCAAGCGAGGCAAAGGACTCATCCTAG